The genomic interval CCCGGCGGAAGAACTGCTAGCGAAGGCGTCCGACCTGCTCGAAGCGCCGGCGGAGCTCGTCAAGGAGGCGATCGACCACGAGGTGGCGGAAGGAACCGTCATAGCCGATACGGTGCGAGGCACCGACTGCCTATTCCTGGCGTCGCTCCACCAGGCGGAGCGGGCAATCGCCCGCCGGATGCGCGCGATTGCGGCCGGGCCGGTCCCCTGGAGTGAGATCGACACCGCCACGGCGCTCCGCCGGGTCGAAGCGCGGACCGGCCTCCGGCTCGCGCCCCGCCAGGCGGAGGCGATTCGCCGCGCCCTCACCTCCAAGGTGCTCGTGATGACCGGCGGCCCCGGCGTCGGCAAAACCACGGTGGTCAAGGCCCTGCTCGCGGTCCTCGCCCCGGGAGGGCTCGCCGTCACCCTCTGCGCGCCGACCGGCCGCGCCGCGCGCCGCCTCAGCGAGACGACCGGCCTGCCGGCAAAGACGATCCACCGGCTGCTCGAAATCGACCCGGCCACCGGACGGTTTCAGCGCGACGACGAGCGTCCCGTCGATGCCGACTTGATCGTCGTCGACGAGGCGTCGATGATCGACGTCCCGCTGATGCACGCACTGGTCCGCGCCGTCCCGGGCGAAGCGGCAATGCTGATCGTGGGTGATATCGATCAGCTTCCGTCGGTCGGACCGGGCCAGGTACTGAGCGACCTGATTACGTCCGGCGCCCTCCCGATCGTCCGCCTCACGGAAGTGTTCCGGCAGGCGGCCGGGAGCCGGATCATCACGAACGCCCACCGCGTCAACGCGGGCGAGATTCCCTGGCTGGGCAAGCCGGAGGGCCGGACCGACTTCTACTTCGTTCCCGCCGACGACGCCGACGCCGCCGCCGCGCGCGTGCGCGAGCTGGTGACCGAACGAATACCGCGCCGCTTCGGATTCGACCCGATCGACGACATTCAGGTGCTCTGCCCCATGAACCGGGGCGGGGCCGGCGCGCGCACGCTGAACGCGGACCTCCAGGCGGCGCTCAACCCGTCAGGCGGCCGCCTGACCGTCGAGCGCTTCGGTTGGACCTTCGCGGCCGGCGACAAGGTGATGCAGACGGAGAACGACTACGACCGCGACGTCTACAACGGCGACATCGGACGCGTGGAAACGGTCGACCC from Acidobacteriota bacterium carries:
- a CDS encoding ATP-dependent RecD-like DNA helicase, which encodes MPQPTAPRPADDEVIAGSVERVTFHNPDNGFSVLRVRARGRGGVVTVVGHAAAISAGEWINASGAWIQDRNYGPQFRARFLQASEPTSKEGIRRYLASGLIHGIGPVYAAKLVDAFGSAIFDVIDGEPDRLREVEGIGAVRAARICDAWAEQRSVREIMVFLHDHGVGTARAVRIYKTYGNDAVRVMSENPYQLARDIHGIGFRTADLLAMRLGIEKTAPIRVRAGVGFALLEAMSDGHCGLPAEELLAKASDLLEAPAELVKEAIDHEVAEGTVIADTVRGTDCLFLASLHQAERAIARRMRAIAAGPVPWSEIDTATALRRVEARTGLRLAPRQAEAIRRALTSKVLVMTGGPGVGKTTVVKALLAVLAPGGLAVTLCAPTGRAARRLSETTGLPAKTIHRLLEIDPATGRFQRDDERPVDADLIVVDEASMIDVPLMHALVRAVPGEAAMLIVGDIDQLPSVGPGQVLSDLITSGALPIVRLTEVFRQAAGSRIITNAHRVNAGEIPWLGKPEGRTDFYFVPADDADAAAARVRELVTERIPRRFGFDPIDDIQVLCPMNRGGAGARTLNADLQAALNPSGGRLTVERFGWTFAAGDKVMQTENDYDRDVYNGDIGRVETVDPELGELRVRFDGRPVAYGFGELDALVPAYATTIHKSQGSEYPAVVLPILSQHYVMLQRNLLYTGITRGRRLVVLVGQPKAIAVAVRTVSGRRRWSKLAEWLQADRRPG